Proteins encoded in a region of the Haloglomus salinum genome:
- a CDS encoding glycosyltransferase domain-containing protein → MELDLQKGYTAESDADTVVYTAIFDSYDTLIDPLICEEGADYICFTDDSELRSDIWDIVEVDSDSSVNPARLNRYLKLHPHKILPDYEYSIYIDGNIQIVSELVENCHTYLDNYSIAAHHHSTNNNVREEAESVVRYHLAPPDQVYRQLGRYFVEGFPDKQELTTNRVLYRKHNSSSCVELMSEWWSELSRETHRDQLSLNYILWRENTDIRVIQKPVWGSEMFEIHPHNPTDWRRYIWDYWMNIRVDRRENSLYTAIFYFIQALRIGFIEGIDTLYYRIRRKLSQ, encoded by the coding sequence ATGGAACTTGACTTACAGAAAGGCTACACAGCGGAATCGGATGCAGATACGGTTGTGTACACCGCGATTTTCGACAGTTACGATACGCTAATCGACCCATTAATCTGTGAAGAAGGCGCAGATTATATTTGTTTTACCGACGACTCGGAATTGCGGTCAGATATTTGGGATATTGTGGAAGTGGACTCGGATAGCTCTGTGAATCCAGCTCGGTTGAACCGGTATCTGAAACTCCATCCTCACAAGATACTCCCAGATTACGAATACAGCATTTATATCGATGGAAATATCCAGATTGTATCTGAATTGGTGGAAAATTGCCACACATATCTCGATAACTACTCTATCGCTGCCCACCACCACTCTACCAACAATAACGTACGAGAGGAAGCTGAGAGCGTAGTCCGATACCACCTGGCCCCTCCAGACCAGGTATACCGTCAATTGGGGCGGTATTTCGTGGAAGGTTTTCCGGACAAGCAGGAATTAACGACCAATCGAGTGCTTTACCGGAAACACAACTCATCAAGTTGTGTTGAGCTCATGTCTGAGTGGTGGTCCGAGCTGAGTAGAGAGACACACAGAGATCAATTGAGCCTAAACTACATCCTCTGGAGAGAAAACACCGATATTCGCGTCATTCAAAAACCAGTATGGGGGTCAGAGATGTTTGAGATACATCCTCATAATCCGACCGACTGGCGAAGGTATATCTGGGATTATTGGATGAACATCCGTGTAGATCGCCGAGAGAACAGTCTGTACACAGCCATATTTTACTTCATACAAGCTTTGCGTATCGGTTTCATCGAGGGGATTGATACGCTCTATTACCGAATTCGACGCAAACTCTCTCAGTGA
- a CDS encoding ABC transporter ATP-binding protein: MSEDITTRERLAALREVAGYRPALTAGIIALSLFAAVLEGIGLSFLLPIIETAQSSGSPPQEGIIGVFVTAYGVLGLPFTLEYIILGVGLVMVARYTSSFLVAWLKAMLMTRYVRHLQTESFRLALDARVGYFDDQGTDDILNTIVTQARYAGRVIRRVVKLVEQGLLSAMYLGIALLLAPVFTLASGVILGVVLFGLRRLVESGYDVGDRVAGANERVQKAVQAGMQGIRDVKLFGMSRELFTDFDEAVEQYADSSIQLRRNQAALDQFYQLATALTVFALIYGAFRFSSLSLAGLGVFLFAMFRLAPRVSTLNDALYQLEGELPHLVRTQTFLSELQDQQEPSDGDEPVPTPVERVRFDDVSFGYEPGERVLDGISFSFDRSEFVAFVGPSGAGKSTIVSLLTRMYEPDGGEILADGTPIRAFPVADWRSRISVVRQNPYVFNDTLRYNITIGARDVTDEDLERVCEIAQITEFIDDLPDGYETVLGDEGVKLSGGQRQRVSIARALLKDADLLVLDEATSDLDSNIEETVHEAIEAMDRDYAMLVIAHRLSTVVNADRIYTMTDGRIEEVGTHGQLVEQGGKYANLYATQTQG; this comes from the coding sequence ATGAGCGAAGACATCACGACGCGGGAGCGGCTCGCTGCCCTCCGCGAGGTCGCCGGGTATCGGCCGGCTCTGACGGCCGGGATCATCGCCCTGAGCCTCTTCGCCGCCGTCTTGGAGGGGATTGGCCTGAGCTTCCTTCTCCCGATAATCGAGACGGCGCAGTCGAGCGGTTCCCCGCCACAGGAGGGCATCATCGGTGTGTTCGTGACCGCGTACGGCGTGCTGGGTCTTCCGTTCACGCTCGAGTACATCATCCTCGGGGTCGGGCTGGTGATGGTCGCGCGGTACACGTCGAGTTTCCTCGTCGCCTGGCTGAAGGCGATGCTCATGACACGGTACGTTCGGCACCTCCAGACGGAATCGTTCCGCCTGGCCCTCGACGCCCGGGTCGGCTACTTCGACGACCAGGGCACCGACGACATCCTCAACACCATCGTGACCCAGGCACGGTACGCCGGACGGGTCATCAGGCGGGTGGTCAAGCTCGTCGAGCAGGGGCTGCTCAGCGCCATGTACCTCGGAATCGCCCTGCTCCTCGCCCCCGTGTTCACCCTCGCCTCCGGGGTCATCCTCGGCGTCGTCCTGTTCGGGCTGCGGCGGCTGGTGGAGTCCGGATACGACGTCGGTGACCGGGTCGCGGGAGCCAACGAGCGCGTCCAGAAGGCCGTCCAGGCCGGGATGCAGGGGATCCGCGACGTGAAGCTCTTCGGGATGTCGCGGGAACTGTTCACCGACTTCGATGAGGCGGTCGAGCAGTACGCCGACTCCTCCATCCAGCTCCGGCGGAACCAGGCGGCCCTAGATCAGTTCTACCAGCTCGCGACGGCACTGACCGTCTTCGCGCTGATCTACGGGGCGTTCCGGTTCTCCTCGCTCTCGCTCGCCGGCCTGGGGGTGTTCCTCTTCGCGATGTTCCGTCTGGCACCACGGGTGAGCACGCTCAACGATGCGCTCTACCAGCTCGAGGGGGAGCTGCCACATCTCGTCCGGACCCAGACGTTCCTCTCGGAACTGCAGGACCAGCAGGAGCCGAGCGACGGCGACGAACCGGTTCCGACCCCGGTCGAACGGGTTCGGTTCGACGACGTCTCCTTCGGCTACGAACCGGGCGAACGGGTCCTCGACGGGATCTCGTTCTCGTTCGACCGCAGCGAGTTCGTGGCCTTCGTCGGACCGTCGGGGGCCGGCAAGTCGACGATCGTCTCACTCCTCACCCGCATGTACGAGCCCGACGGGGGGGAGATCCTGGCGGACGGCACGCCGATCCGGGCGTTCCCGGTCGCCGACTGGCGGAGCCGGATCTCCGTGGTCCGCCAGAACCCGTACGTGTTCAACGATACGCTCCGGTACAACATCACGATTGGGGCCCGGGACGTGACCGACGAGGATCTCGAGCGGGTCTGCGAAATCGCCCAGATCACCGAGTTCATCGACGACCTGCCGGACGGCTACGAGACCGTGCTCGGTGACGAGGGCGTGAAGCTCTCGGGCGGGCAGCGCCAGCGGGTCTCCATCGCCAGAGCACTCCTCAAGGACGCCGACCTGCTCGTGCTCGACGAGGCGACGAGCGATCTGGACTCGAACATCGAGGAGACCGTCCACGAGGCGATCGAGGCCATGGACCGCGATTACGCTATGCTCGTGATTGCACACCGCCTGTCGACGGTCGTGAACGCCGATCGGATCTACACGATGACCGATGGCCGGATCGAGGAGGTCGGGACACACGGCCAGCTGGTCGAGCAGGGCGGTAAATACGCCAACCTATACGCGACGCAGACCCAGGGCTGA
- the asnB gene encoding asparagine synthase (glutamine-hydrolyzing), producing the protein MCGIGGKLSFTSRLDPGIGDAMTACMDHRGPDAEGVYADGPALLAHTRLSILDLSEAGRQPMASADGSVHIVFNGEIYNYRELRDRADHYPFRSETDTEVLLHLYEEHGIDCLQYLRGMFAFGIWDENEERLFLARDRLGQKPLFVRNTDEAFWFGSTIKTLLADPEVPAAPDLSAIREYLTYQYTPHPKTGFEGIEQLGPAEYAVVDEDGMDREQYWSLSFADQFDAGPHALAARLREELREATRLRMRSDVPVGVFLSGGIDSSIVTALMSDLADEPVNTYSIGFDRAAYDELEFAREVASEYDTNHTEYTVQPNAMDVFPELIEQYEMPFGDPSALPTYYVSRAAARDTTVALGGDAGDETFAGYDRYTYDWLTRRAGRFPGWLRTAAETGGPRVASAVGQGELAQDMERFLDAAAGDDVEQYAAYICHALGDQVEQVWDGPAPDDELRNLREAFARTDGPTRMDEITHVDIQTYLPDDLLVKVDRASMAHSLEVRSPFLDHRFMEFAARVPAEYKWRRGKKKWLLKRAFEDLLPDPVLTREKQGFGVPIDEWFRGDLRAFGREKLEWLGGREPFDASGITRTFTEHLDGEVDHGYRIWDLVMLEGWYERFIDDE; encoded by the coding sequence ATGTGCGGCATCGGCGGTAAGCTCTCGTTCACCTCCCGCCTGGACCCGGGCATCGGCGACGCGATGACCGCCTGCATGGACCACCGCGGCCCAGATGCTGAGGGCGTGTACGCGGACGGGCCGGCCCTCCTCGCCCACACCCGGCTCTCCATCCTCGACCTCTCGGAAGCGGGCCGCCAGCCGATGGCCAGCGCCGACGGGAGCGTCCACATCGTCTTCAACGGGGAGATCTACAACTATCGCGAGCTCCGCGACCGGGCCGACCACTACCCCTTCCGGTCAGAGACAGACACGGAGGTCCTGCTCCACCTGTACGAGGAGCACGGTATCGACTGCCTGCAGTACCTCCGCGGGATGTTCGCCTTCGGTATCTGGGACGAGAACGAGGAGCGACTGTTCCTCGCGCGTGACCGCCTCGGACAGAAGCCGCTCTTCGTCCGGAACACGGACGAGGCATTCTGGTTCGGCTCGACGATCAAGACGCTCCTCGCCGATCCCGAAGTCCCGGCCGCCCCCGACCTCTCGGCCATCCGGGAGTACCTCACCTACCAGTACACGCCGCATCCGAAGACGGGCTTCGAGGGCATCGAGCAGCTCGGCCCTGCCGAGTACGCTGTCGTCGACGAGGACGGGATGGACCGCGAGCAGTACTGGTCACTCTCCTTCGCCGACCAGTTCGACGCCGGGCCACACGCCCTCGCGGCACGACTGCGCGAGGAACTCCGGGAGGCCACCCGGCTGCGGATGCGCAGCGACGTGCCTGTGGGTGTCTTCCTCTCGGGCGGCATCGACTCCTCGATCGTCACCGCCCTGATGAGCGACCTGGCCGACGAGCCGGTCAACACCTACTCTATCGGCTTCGACAGGGCGGCCTACGACGAACTCGAGTTCGCCCGCGAAGTCGCCAGCGAGTACGACACGAACCACACGGAGTACACCGTCCAGCCGAACGCGATGGACGTGTTCCCGGAGCTGATCGAGCAGTACGAGATGCCCTTCGGCGACCCGTCGGCGCTCCCGACCTACTACGTCTCCCGGGCTGCCGCTCGGGACACGACGGTCGCGCTGGGGGGCGATGCCGGGGACGAGACGTTCGCGGGCTACGACCGGTACACGTACGACTGGTTGACGCGCCGGGCGGGGCGGTTCCCCGGCTGGCTCCGGACTGCCGCGGAGACGGGTGGGCCACGGGTCGCGTCCGCGGTCGGTCAGGGGGAGCTGGCACAGGACATGGAGCGGTTCCTCGACGCTGCTGCCGGCGACGACGTCGAGCAGTATGCTGCGTACATCTGCCACGCGCTCGGCGACCAAGTCGAGCAGGTCTGGGACGGGCCGGCCCCAGACGACGAACTGCGGAACCTCCGCGAGGCGTTCGCCCGCACGGATGGCCCCACCCGGATGGACGAGATTACCCACGTCGACATCCAGACCTACCTCCCGGACGACCTGCTCGTCAAGGTCGACCGTGCGAGCATGGCCCACTCGCTGGAGGTCCGGTCACCGTTCCTCGACCACCGGTTCATGGAGTTCGCGGCCCGCGTCCCGGCCGAGTACAAGTGGCGCCGCGGGAAGAAGAAGTGGCTCCTCAAGCGGGCGTTCGAGGACCTCCTCCCCGACCCCGTCCTAACCCGGGAGAAGCAGGGGTTCGGCGTCCCCATCGACGAGTGGTTCCGTGGCGACCTTCGCGCGTTCGGCCGCGAGAAACTGGAGTGGCTCGGCGGCCGTGAGCCGTTCGATGCGTCAGGAATCACGCGGACGTTCACGGAACACCTCGACGGCGAGGTGGACCACGGCTACCGTATCTGGGACCTCGTCATGCTCGAGGGGTGGTACGAGCGGTTCATCGATGACGAATGA
- a CDS encoding glycosyltransferase, with protein MTATGDDRTQVWYLIGTLAVGGTERTLIDLVNGLDRDRFAPTVLTIAEPGPLADEVDDAVPVRSLGAANKVDPRPALRLARALRRERPAILQSFLYFDNILARLVGQVSPGTTVVTGVREVPESLPRHRDLVDRATLGLSDHVVSNSEAGAEWIIERGVDSDRVSVIRNGRDVDAYDVSEPEGLRAELGLGDGPIVGTVGRLVERKGHHDLLEAWSAVLDAHPDAELLLVGDGPERDALRTHAERRGVADSVHLLGRRDDVPELLALFDLFVFPSHYEGLPGALLEAMCAGLPIVTTPVDGCAELVMDGEHGVHVPPRAPAPLGEAIADLLADPERTAALGRAAAQRARDEFGVDSMVERMGALYEKVR; from the coding sequence ATGACGGCGACCGGCGACGACCGGACGCAGGTCTGGTATCTCATCGGGACGCTGGCCGTCGGAGGGACCGAGCGGACGCTGATCGATTTGGTGAACGGCCTGGACCGCGACCGGTTCGCCCCGACGGTGTTGACCATCGCCGAACCGGGGCCGCTCGCCGACGAGGTCGACGACGCGGTACCCGTCCGGTCGCTCGGCGCCGCGAACAAGGTCGACCCGCGGCCTGCCCTTCGACTCGCACGCGCACTCCGGCGCGAGCGCCCAGCCATCCTGCAGTCGTTCCTCTATTTCGACAACATTCTCGCCCGACTCGTCGGGCAGGTGAGTCCCGGGACGACGGTCGTCACGGGTGTCCGTGAGGTCCCCGAATCGTTGCCACGCCACCGCGACCTCGTCGACCGGGCGACGCTCGGACTCTCGGACCACGTCGTCTCGAACTCGGAAGCGGGTGCCGAGTGGATCATCGAACGGGGCGTCGATTCCGACCGGGTGTCCGTCATCCGGAACGGACGGGACGTGGACGCCTACGACGTGTCCGAACCGGAGGGGCTGCGAGCGGAGCTGGGACTCGGCGATGGACCCATCGTCGGGACGGTCGGGCGGCTGGTCGAGCGGAAAGGGCACCACGACCTGCTTGAGGCGTGGTCCGCCGTGCTCGATGCACATCCCGATGCCGAACTGCTGCTCGTCGGCGACGGCCCCGAACGGGACGCGCTCCGGACCCACGCCGAGCGGCGCGGGGTCGCGGACTCGGTCCACCTGCTCGGCCGACGTGACGACGTGCCCGAACTGCTCGCGCTGTTCGACCTGTTCGTCTTCCCCTCGCACTACGAGGGACTCCCCGGGGCGCTCTTGGAGGCGATGTGTGCCGGGCTGCCCATCGTGACGACGCCTGTTGACGGGTGTGCGGAGCTGGTCATGGACGGGGAGCACGGGGTTCACGTACCACCACGGGCCCCGGCGCCTCTCGGGGAGGCGATTGCGGACCTGTTGGCGGACCCCGAGCGGACCGCGGCACTCGGTCGAGCGGCCGCGCAACGAGCCCGCGATGAGTTCGGTGTCGACTCGATGGTTGAGCGGATGGGGGCCCTGTACGAGAAGGTTCGATGA
- a CDS encoding class I SAM-dependent methyltransferase, producing MTARFAFGENWESFLQELDDERIEQAERELQDVFGENGLRGRTFLDAGCGSGLFSLAAHRLGASRVVSFDYDEDSVACCRRLRDEDDASPRKWAVVQGDLLDTDFMGSLGRFDRVYCWGVAHHTGSMWDAIDNAAAAVAPGGRLCLGIYNEVAPDEALYDSVLSTRIKRVYNRLPVPAQALAVRGYGLTHLSIRTLLSREDPRTYLERYRRERGMEYWHDIRDWLGGLPFEYATPAAVENHITDAETFEHVRTEVPADLPTAVNTYVFDRKSE from the coding sequence GTGACAGCGCGTTTCGCGTTCGGCGAGAACTGGGAATCGTTCCTCCAGGAGCTAGACGACGAAAGAATCGAGCAGGCCGAGCGGGAACTCCAGGACGTATTCGGCGAGAACGGATTACGCGGCCGGACGTTCCTCGATGCGGGATGTGGCAGTGGCCTGTTCTCGCTCGCTGCCCACCGGCTGGGCGCTTCGCGGGTGGTCAGCTTCGACTACGACGAGGACTCCGTGGCCTGCTGTCGACGGCTGCGTGACGAGGACGACGCCAGCCCCCGGAAGTGGGCGGTGGTGCAGGGTGACCTCCTCGATACGGACTTCATGGGCTCGCTGGGTCGGTTCGACCGTGTCTACTGCTGGGGTGTGGCTCACCACACCGGGTCGATGTGGGACGCCATCGACAACGCGGCCGCCGCCGTCGCCCCGGGTGGGCGGCTGTGTCTCGGCATCTACAACGAGGTCGCCCCTGACGAGGCGCTGTACGACTCGGTTCTGTCGACCCGCATCAAGCGGGTGTACAATCGCCTGCCCGTGCCGGCACAGGCACTCGCCGTTCGCGGCTACGGCCTGACCCACCTCTCGATCCGGACGTTGCTGAGCCGCGAGGACCCCCGAACGTATCTCGAGCGCTACCGGCGGGAGCGGGGGATGGAGTACTGGCACGATATCCGGGACTGGCTGGGTGGGCTGCCGTTCGAGTACGCGACGCCTGCCGCGGTCGAGAACCACATCACCGATGCCGAGACGTTCGAGCATGTCCGCACGGAGGTTCCAGCAGACCTTCCGACGGCCGTCAATACCTACGTCTTCGACAGGAAATCGGAATAG
- a CDS encoding glycosyltransferase — translation MSGEVLFVTFGDEQTASTRYRVLNYRPYFNDAGLSYRVDLNRDRVFTSNWYVDKAYYAMKLLRAARKYDIVYIQKVLLPEPLVRALSRLTTVLYDFDDAVYAAPPWEDEDDVDPPELFERTLGLVDGVVTGNPRLTKYAEEFATQVHSIPTPIPRDRCVKALEQAGEDDSDHVTIGWIGNPENLWYLRRVHDPVTTVLDRYEEAELQIVTSADREYTPFADRIGTDVFYREWSLDEELNHLREFDIAIRPLTHDEWSSAKGGFTSVIQCMGMRTPVVVTPVEMLRDIVAHGEAGFHADGDEEWVEYLSRLVVDPLLREELSANAFDAVGAQEFWTEQRQTEFVGTLQRYL, via the coding sequence GTGTCAGGAGAGGTCCTCTTCGTCACTTTCGGGGACGAGCAAACGGCGAGTACCCGCTATCGAGTCCTCAACTACCGACCCTATTTTAACGACGCCGGCCTCAGCTATCGCGTTGATCTGAACCGGGACCGGGTCTTCACCTCTAACTGGTATGTTGACAAGGCGTACTACGCGATGAAACTGTTGCGAGCAGCACGCAAGTACGATATCGTGTACATCCAGAAGGTTCTCCTCCCGGAACCGCTTGTACGGGCGCTCAGCCGGCTCACGACCGTCTTATACGACTTCGATGACGCGGTCTACGCGGCGCCACCATGGGAGGACGAGGACGACGTGGACCCGCCGGAATTGTTTGAAAGAACCCTCGGACTCGTTGACGGAGTGGTGACCGGAAACCCACGGCTCACGAAGTACGCAGAAGAGTTCGCAACGCAGGTTCACTCGATTCCGACGCCGATTCCCCGCGACCGGTGTGTCAAGGCGCTTGAACAGGCGGGCGAGGATGACTCCGACCATGTGACAATCGGCTGGATCGGAAACCCCGAGAACCTCTGGTACCTCCGGCGGGTCCACGATCCGGTGACGACCGTACTCGACCGGTACGAGGAGGCCGAGCTACAGATTGTCACCTCGGCCGACCGAGAGTACACGCCGTTCGCGGACCGAATCGGGACCGATGTCTTCTATCGTGAGTGGTCGCTGGACGAGGAACTCAATCACCTCCGCGAATTCGACATCGCGATCCGGCCCCTGACGCACGACGAGTGGTCCTCGGCGAAGGGCGGGTTCACCTCCGTCATTCAGTGCATGGGCATGCGAACGCCGGTCGTCGTCACACCGGTGGAGATGCTCCGGGATATCGTCGCCCACGGCGAGGCCGGGTTCCACGCGGACGGCGACGAGGAGTGGGTAGAATACCTCTCGCGGTTGGTCGTGGATCCTCTCCTCAGGGAGGAGTTGTCCGCCAACGCGTTCGACGCTGTCGGCGCGCAAGAGTTCTGGACGGAACAGCGACAGACCGAGTTCGTTGGAACACTGCAGAGGTATCTCTGA
- a CDS encoding glycosyltransferase family 4 protein yields the protein MSPAVHTDDAVCFVSLPAYGYFVPDSDIAPGGAERQLYLLGQELQSEFDIHIVVGDYGQPLTVYRDGITLHRAYTPSEDPVWWQTMALLRAMRRADADVYVYRGFPRKAAVTYGMARLLGTRWVYNLAADRNVDSHPDQLSSPLSVLFRRSLEDADGIIAQTPYQRSRLRERFGVDATVVPNGYSPAEEQTPYGDREYFLWVGRLERAQKRPHRFLQLAEALSNCAFVLAGPDGSSEAYNERIARRASELDNVTNLGRVNPDRIHEWYRRATALVSTSAHEGFPNTFLEAWRYGTPVLSLDIDPSRFLRGQEAGFAHGEFETLAGLVQMLDDSVDCRRVFGDHVREEFEATLTISETATQYAEALRAALR from the coding sequence ATGAGTCCGGCAGTACACACCGACGACGCCGTCTGCTTCGTCTCGCTCCCTGCCTACGGCTACTTCGTTCCCGACTCGGATATCGCACCGGGGGGCGCGGAACGACAGCTCTACCTCCTGGGTCAGGAGCTGCAGTCGGAGTTCGATATCCACATCGTCGTCGGTGACTACGGACAGCCCCTGACGGTGTACCGTGACGGTATCACGCTCCATCGTGCGTACACCCCGTCAGAGGACCCTGTCTGGTGGCAAACGATGGCGCTCCTCCGGGCAATGCGCCGCGCGGACGCCGACGTGTACGTCTATCGGGGGTTCCCCCGGAAGGCTGCCGTCACGTACGGCATGGCCCGGCTACTCGGAACGCGGTGGGTGTACAATCTGGCCGCGGACCGGAACGTCGATTCGCATCCGGACCAGCTCTCGTCGCCGCTGTCGGTACTATTCCGACGGTCGCTCGAGGATGCTGACGGGATTATCGCACAGACCCCGTACCAGCGGAGCCGGCTCCGGGAGCGGTTCGGGGTCGATGCCACAGTCGTCCCAAACGGGTACTCGCCTGCCGAGGAGCAGACGCCGTACGGTGACCGGGAGTACTTTCTTTGGGTCGGCCGGCTGGAGCGGGCACAGAAGCGCCCGCACCGCTTCCTGCAGCTGGCCGAAGCGCTCTCCAACTGTGCGTTCGTCCTCGCCGGCCCGGACGGGTCGTCGGAGGCGTACAACGAACGAATCGCACGCCGGGCATCGGAACTCGACAACGTCACCAACCTCGGGCGGGTCAATCCGGATCGGATTCACGAGTGGTATCGGCGTGCCACAGCGCTTGTCAGCACCTCGGCACACGAGGGGTTCCCGAACACGTTCCTCGAGGCGTGGCGGTACGGGACCCCCGTCCTGAGTCTGGATATCGACCCCTCACGGTTCCTCCGGGGTCAGGAGGCTGGCTTCGCCCACGGTGAGTTCGAGACGCTAGCAGGGCTCGTTCAGATGCTGGACGACTCTGTCGACTGTCGCCGTGTATTCGGCGACCACGTTCGGGAGGAGTTCGAGGCGACGCTGACCATCTCCGAGACGGCCACCCAGTATGCCGAGGCCCTGCGGGCCGCACTCCGGTAG